One segment of Cydia fagiglandana chromosome 12, ilCydFagi1.1, whole genome shotgun sequence DNA contains the following:
- the LOC134669687 gene encoding uncharacterized protein LOC134669687 isoform X2, with translation MESRLTTEFHASATSHNPVSEIVKEIDKEADWPTTSGLQDSNCNNHVTSKEVNQSVIHSAEISNTSNSVESINSKLSRLSYASLGTEELGEHFNPFKVTETPDAYDYDHTKRKKIDLYGPDIGPKIYNVQGNLVTPPIIAKNLPDMFNGLPIFGRPAPKEDIEDFYSRKIRDFVGCDLNDEQFKNLANECSPDLLRTGSELKMPTSAPSLSVFAEEETREYNKQHSNLSIVKKQRLRMASDVNASCQRMLKYRGTRLMPLAQAEDGEEIPEPDLEPGRDIIYVVRIYRPFPYNIKEKHDLFPSGFLFINNVFYVDNRPGCSDRSAGLRAWARTRGLGDFQTKDLHSTKLDDLVVRLGHPEVYVHQGNCEHLFTFSEIRLLNPDDPLSIQQYPAHTAVSQNQTVYCTTCAEFGAKWVVTNCSNVPFDPAYFCDTCFKLFLYKDGKKIGDFKAFSFRGNEINMLKPSE, from the exons atggaGTCTAGATTAACTACCGAATTTCATGCCTCAGCGACATCTCACAACCCTGTCTCCGAAATCGTGAAAGAGATTGATAAGGAAGCTGACTGGCCAACAACCTCAGGCCTGCAGGATAGCAATTGTAATAATCATGTTACCAGCAAGGAAGTCAACCAAAGCGTTATTCATAGTGCTGAAATTAGTAACACCAGTAACTCAGTTGAGTcaataaattcaaaattatcCCGTTTATCCTACGCATCACTCGGGACAGAAGAATTGGGAGAACATTTTAATCCCTTCAAAGTCACAGAGACACCAGATGCCTATGATTATGATcacacaaaaagaaaaaaaattgatcTGTATGGGCCAGACATTGGGCCCAAAATATACAATGTTCAGGGAAACCTAGTGACTCCACCGATTATTGCAAAAAACCTTCCGGATATGTTTAATGGTCTTCCAATTTTTGGTCGGCCCGCGCCTAAAGAAGATATTGAAGACTTTTATTCAAGAAAGATAAGGGATTTTGTTGGCTGTGATCTGAATGATGAACAGTTTAAAAATCTTGCCAATGAGTGCAG TCCTGATTTGCTAAGGACTGGCAGTGAACTAAAAATGCCAACCTCAGCGCCCTCGCTATCCGTTTTCGCCGAGGAGGAAACCAGAGAGTACAACAAGCAACACAGCAACCTGAGCATTGTGAAGAAGCAACGGTTACGTATGGCCAGCGACGTTAATGCCAGTTGCCAGAGAATGCTGAAGTATAGGGGCACACGGCTCATGCCACTTGCACAG GCTGAAGATGGAGAGGAAATTCCTGAACCAGACCTAGAACCTGGCAGAGATATAATCTATGTTGTGCGGATATATAGACCCTTCCCATACAATATTAAGGAGAAACAT GACCTCTTCCCCTCCGGGTTCCTGTTTATCAACAACGTGTTCTACGTGGACAACCGCCCCGGCTGCTCGGACCGCAGCGCCGGCCTCCGCGCCTGGGCGCGCACAAGAGGCCTCGGAGACTTTCAAACGAAGGACCTACACTCCACTAAACTAGACGATCTGGTCGTGCGACTGGGACATCCAGAG GTCTACGTCCACCAAGGCAACTGCGAGCATCTATTCACCTTCTCAGAAATCCGTCTTCTCAATCCCGACGACCCACTCTCAATCCAGCAGTACCCGGCCCACACCGCTGTCTCACAAAACCAGACAGTCTACTGCACAACTTGTGCTGAGTTCGGAGCCAAATGGGTTGTAACCAATTGCTCCAACGTCCCCTTTGACCCGGCTTACTTCTGTGATACATGCTTTAAATTATTCTTATATAAGGATGGGAAGAAAATTGGAGATTTCAAGGCCTTTTCTTTTAGAGGCAATGAGATTAATATGCTGAAGCCTTCGGAATGA
- the LOC134669273 gene encoding immediate early response 3-interacting protein 1, translating into MLTLWNLFEATLLCLNAVCVLHEERFMQKMGWGAQSQSQGFEDQSTVKYQILNLVRSIRTVTRIPLILLNILTIIFKLLLG; encoded by the exons ATGCTTACTTTATGGAATTTGTTTGAAGCCACATTACTTTGTCTTAATGCAGTCTGCGTACTTCACGAAGAAAGATTTATGCAAAAAA TGGGATGGGGAGCTCAAAGTCAGAGCCAAGGATTTGAAGATCAGTCAACAGTGAAATACCAGATCTTGAACTTAGTTAGGTCCATAAGAACAGTGACAAGAA TTCCGCTGATTCTACTAAACATACTCACAATCATATTCAAGTTACTATTGGGATAA
- the LOC134669687 gene encoding snRNA-activating protein complex subunit 3 isoform X1, protein MESRLTTEFHASATSHNPVSEIVKEIDKEADWPTTSGLQDSNCNNHVTSKEVNQSVIHSAEISNTSNSVESINSKLSRLSYASLGTEELGEHFNPFKVTETPDAYDYDHTKRKKIDLYGPDIGPKIYNVQGNLVTPPIIAKNLPDMFNGLPIFGRPAPKEDIEDFYSRKIRDFVGCDLNDEQFKNLANECSPDLLRTGSELKMPTSAPSLSVFAEEETREYNKQHSNLSIVKKQRLRMASDVNASCQRMLKYRGTRLMPLAQAEDGEEIPEPDLEPGRDIIYVVRIYRPFPYNIKEKHVSSRHSVFSRCIVLAGRQPLSELRDSVVCANDAGSRVDVSAEPHKQPAAAAKDLFPSGFLFINNVFYVDNRPGCSDRSAGLRAWARTRGLGDFQTKDLHSTKLDDLVVRLGHPEVYVHQGNCEHLFTFSEIRLLNPDDPLSIQQYPAHTAVSQNQTVYCTTCAEFGAKWVVTNCSNVPFDPAYFCDTCFKLFLYKDGKKIGDFKAFSFRGNEINMLKPSE, encoded by the exons atggaGTCTAGATTAACTACCGAATTTCATGCCTCAGCGACATCTCACAACCCTGTCTCCGAAATCGTGAAAGAGATTGATAAGGAAGCTGACTGGCCAACAACCTCAGGCCTGCAGGATAGCAATTGTAATAATCATGTTACCAGCAAGGAAGTCAACCAAAGCGTTATTCATAGTGCTGAAATTAGTAACACCAGTAACTCAGTTGAGTcaataaattcaaaattatcCCGTTTATCCTACGCATCACTCGGGACAGAAGAATTGGGAGAACATTTTAATCCCTTCAAAGTCACAGAGACACCAGATGCCTATGATTATGATcacacaaaaagaaaaaaaattgatcTGTATGGGCCAGACATTGGGCCCAAAATATACAATGTTCAGGGAAACCTAGTGACTCCACCGATTATTGCAAAAAACCTTCCGGATATGTTTAATGGTCTTCCAATTTTTGGTCGGCCCGCGCCTAAAGAAGATATTGAAGACTTTTATTCAAGAAAGATAAGGGATTTTGTTGGCTGTGATCTGAATGATGAACAGTTTAAAAATCTTGCCAATGAGTGCAG TCCTGATTTGCTAAGGACTGGCAGTGAACTAAAAATGCCAACCTCAGCGCCCTCGCTATCCGTTTTCGCCGAGGAGGAAACCAGAGAGTACAACAAGCAACACAGCAACCTGAGCATTGTGAAGAAGCAACGGTTACGTATGGCCAGCGACGTTAATGCCAGTTGCCAGAGAATGCTGAAGTATAGGGGCACACGGCTCATGCCACTTGCACAG GCTGAAGATGGAGAGGAAATTCCTGAACCAGACCTAGAACCTGGCAGAGATATAATCTATGTTGTGCGGATATATAGACCCTTCCCATACAATATTAAGGAGAAACAT GTGAGCAGCCGGCACTCTGTATTCAGCCGCTGTATAGTGCTAGCGGGCCGCCAGCCGCTGTCGGAGCTGCGCGACAGCGTGGTGTGCGCCAACGACGCCGGCTCGCGCGTCGACGTGTCCGCCGAGCCGCACAAGCAGCCCGCCGCTGCAGCCAAG GACCTCTTCCCCTCCGGGTTCCTGTTTATCAACAACGTGTTCTACGTGGACAACCGCCCCGGCTGCTCGGACCGCAGCGCCGGCCTCCGCGCCTGGGCGCGCACAAGAGGCCTCGGAGACTTTCAAACGAAGGACCTACACTCCACTAAACTAGACGATCTGGTCGTGCGACTGGGACATCCAGAG GTCTACGTCCACCAAGGCAACTGCGAGCATCTATTCACCTTCTCAGAAATCCGTCTTCTCAATCCCGACGACCCACTCTCAATCCAGCAGTACCCGGCCCACACCGCTGTCTCACAAAACCAGACAGTCTACTGCACAACTTGTGCTGAGTTCGGAGCCAAATGGGTTGTAACCAATTGCTCCAACGTCCCCTTTGACCCGGCTTACTTCTGTGATACATGCTTTAAATTATTCTTATATAAGGATGGGAAGAAAATTGGAGATTTCAAGGCCTTTTCTTTTAGAGGCAATGAGATTAATATGCTGAAGCCTTCGGAATGA